A stretch of DNA from candidate division WOR-3 bacterium:
AGAGATAAAAACTGTGGAACCATTTTTAACTTCTCTTTTTAAAACTTTCTTTACAACACTAATAGAATATGGATCTAAACCTACAAGAGGCTCATCAATAACTATAACGCTCGGATTATGAATTAAAGCTTGAATGAATATTACCTTTTGTCTCATTCCATGAGAGTAACCTGCCGAAGGAGAATCAATCCATTCTCCTATTTTAAATTCACTAAATAGATCTTCTATTTTTTCTTCTATTACTTTTTTTTCCATCCCATATAATCTTGAAACAAAGAAGATAAATTCTCTTCCAGTTAACTCAGGATAAATAAAGGGTTCGTCTGGAATATAAGCCATAATACTCTTTGCTTTTTCTGGTTCCTTTAGTAGATTAATCCCTTTTACGAAAATTTCCCCTTCAGTAGGTGCTAAAAGTCCTGTAATCATTTTGACTGTTGTGGTTTTTCCGGCTCCATTTGGCCCAAGAAGCGTAAAAAGTTCTCCAGATTTAACTTGTAGATTTAATCTATCTACAGCTTTTATCTTCCCAAAAATTTTAGAAACGTTTTTAAGCTCAATCATAATCTAAAACTGTTATTTGAAGTTTGTTTATCACTCTATAAAGTTTAGCTTGTGATTCAAAACCCCCATATTCTAATTTTATATGGGTAGGATCAGCTATCACTTGCCCAAAAACGGGATCGGAAGAGACCCACTTTCCTCCTAAATAAGCCCCAACCCAGGCGTGATAATAAAATGCTCCATTAATGTAAACGAGCCCAACTTCTACCCTTGCTGGAATTCCAGAGGCTTGGAGGAGGGCTACTGCAAGGGCTGCGTGTTCATTACAATCTCCCTCTCCAGAATTTAAAGCTTCAATTGGATCAGGTATAGAGAATGTTGGTTTATCTTCAAGTTTTTTATCAACGTAAGAGATTATTCTTTCTACAGCTTCAAGACCCCTTTTATCCCCAACAACCTCTTTTGCTATCGTTTTTATTCTCTCATCATCGGATGGAATGAAAGGACTTGGCTTTAAGAACTCTTTTACCTCTTCTGGAATTAAAGAAGAACTACCGGGTTGGATCTTCTTAATGGTAAGGATATTTCCATTAAGAGTTTGTCTATCATCTTCAATTCTTAACCCAGAAAGAGGAACCGAATCCAGCCGAACTTTAAGAAAGGAAATTTCCCTAGGATTTTTTATTTCTTTTTCCACTCTTATTGCATAAGAATCATATAATTTAAATCCCACAGGTTTTATATCTTTTTTTATTAACCCTTTCTCTCTTTTCATCAGAAGGCCTATTGGTGATTCAGAACGAAGAAGTTCTCCTTTTTCTGTTACCCAGAATAAAACATCAATTCCTGATTGTTTTACCACATATTTTATAACAGGAATCCCATCTATTGTATCCTTTCCGGTTACGGAAACGGAGATATCAAACAAGGAATCTGAGGAAGGTAAAGTAGGGTCAAAAAATTTAAAATTTCCAATTTTACCTGTTTTAACTAATCCTTCTATTGTAGCAGGGAGATAAGAAGACTTTATTTCGTAAATGATTTTTCTTTTAACTCCCCCGGAGGTAAATTCAACGATGAGGTTGTTACGTTCTCTTTTTCCAATTGCTTCAAATAGATAATTATCCGAGAACATTGAAAACTCAAAATCTTTTAGATTGTAAGAGAAATCTGCATTGGCAACAATTTTATACGTAACTTCTTTTTCCATTCCGCCAATTGGAGAGAGTTTCATATATGTTGTGGAATAAACTCTATAACCATCCTTTGTTGAATCAACTCTGGAAGCGAGATACCCAACTTTATAACCTTTAAGATAGATTCCAAAATATTCGGTTTTAGGGTCGTTTTCAAAAAGATTAGAAGATTGACTCTCCCTTTTTTCCAGATGATTTCTCTGGAATAAAATAATACCACTTCCTATTATTATAAGTATAATAGGTAGAAAAATTCGGATTTTACGCAAAAATTTCTCCTTTTTTGAAAAATAATCTTATTCAGGGTAAAGTCAAGAGCTTCTGAAGATAAAATTCTTATTTTCTGCATCTATAATAACCTTCCCTCCCTTTATCTCTCCATCGATAATTTTAAGAGATAAAGGTGTTTCTATAAATTTTTGGATTACCCTTGCAAGAGGTCTTGCTCCAAAAGTTTTATCAAAACCTTTTTCTGCCAGCAAATCTTTTGCGGCTTCGGTTATTTCTAATTGAACATTTGATTCTTTTAGTCGCTCTGAAAGGTCTCCTATCATTATGTCTGCAATTTTTTTTACATGAGATAAAGTTAAGGGTCTAAAGATTATTATGTCATCAATTCTATTTAAAAATTCAGGACGCATTTTAAGCCTTAACTGTTCATTAACTTTTTCTTCAAGTAGTTCATAATTATCTGCGAGATTTTGAATTATATCTGAAGCAATATTAGAGGTCATTATATTAACTGTATTTGCAAAATTAACTGTTCTCCCTTTTCCATCTGTCAATCGTCCATCGTCTAAGACCTGAAGCAAGATATTGAAAACCTCTGGGTGAGCTTTTTCTATCTCATCGTAAAGGATCACACTGTATGGTCTTTTCCTAACAGCCTCTGTGAGATATCCTCCTTCTTCGTATCCCACATATCCTGGGGGGGCTCCTATTAGTCTTGCCACAGAGTGCCTTTCCATAAACTCACTCATATCTACTCTTATAAGAGCATCCTCAGAATCAAAGAGAGTTCTGGCGAGAACTTTTGCTACCTCTGTTTTTCCAACTCCCGTTGGTCCTAAAAAAATAAAAGAACCTATAGGTTTGTCTGGCTTTGAGATTCCTGACCTTGCTCTCCTTATCGCATCCGCTACAGATTTTATTGCATGTTCTTGATTAACAATCCTTTTATGCATCTCTGCTT
This window harbors:
- a CDS encoding ABC transporter ATP-binding protein, coding for MIELKNVSKIFGKIKAVDRLNLQVKSGELFTLLGPNGAGKTTTVKMITGLLAPTEGEIFVKGINLLKEPEKAKSIMAYIPDEPFIYPELTGREFIFFVSRLYGMEKKVIEEKIEDLFSEFKIGEWIDSPSAGYSHGMRQKVIFIQALIHNPSVIVIDEPLVGLDPYSISVVKKVLKREVKNGSTVFISTHSLPLAEEISDRVGVIDAGKLIEVGKVDELKKRIGLATSTLEEVYFKLTLEARNAL
- a CDS encoding transglutaminase-like domain-containing protein; translation: MRKIRIFLPIILIIIGSGIILFQRNHLEKRESQSSNLFENDPKTEYFGIYLKGYKVGYLASRVDSTKDGYRVYSTTYMKLSPIGGMEKEVTYKIVANADFSYNLKDFEFSMFSDNYLFEAIGKRERNNLIVEFTSGGVKRKIIYEIKSSYLPATIEGLVKTGKIGNFKFFDPTLPSSDSLFDISVSVTGKDTIDGIPVIKYVVKQSGIDVLFWVTEKGELLRSESPIGLLMKREKGLIKKDIKPVGFKLYDSYAIRVEKEIKNPREISFLKVRLDSVPLSGLRIEDDRQTLNGNILTIKKIQPGSSSLIPEEVKEFLKPSPFIPSDDERIKTIAKEVVGDKRGLEAVERIISYVDKKLEDKPTFSIPDPIEALNSGEGDCNEHAALAVALLQASGIPARVEVGLVYINGAFYYHAWVGAYLGGKWVSSDPVFGQVIADPTHIKLEYGGFESQAKLYRVINKLQITVLDYD